From the genome of Lampris incognitus isolate fLamInc1 chromosome 17, fLamInc1.hap2, whole genome shotgun sequence:
CGGGCGGCCGAGGGACAGTTCAACCAGAAAACTCTCATGTCTGAGGAGCCAACCAAACCAGGTCTGAAAGATGTGCAATCAAGCGAGGAGCCCTTGCTGGTCAAGGATGTACTTCTCATTATTGAGACGAAGGAGACACTGGCCTgcaagaggaagaggagtctGTTTAGCTGTTCAGCCTTGGTCAAGCTGATTAAGAACAAGTTAAGAGATTATTCAAGGTAAggacaaatgtacacacacacacacatgcacaccaacacacatctTCATGACTTAATGGGACTGATAAATCTCAAAGGATAATAACTAGAGATAATGCAAAATTATTCAATTTAATTGACATGACTCAACAAGTAACATCTTCTCTTTGTTGccacttttttcccccactgCATATGTCCTGTCTCCTTttctttccctcctttctgtCCAGGAGCTGCTCCTCTACATTGGCTCTGCTCTACAACCGAGTCTTCATGGCCTTGTGTGTTTCCCTCTTCCTGTTCAGCCTTGGTAAGTTCCCATAATTTCAATTTTCCTAAAGCTAAAAACTTTTTTCTTTATGGGTCATTTCAAATAATTTTTTTCCTATTATTTTCTCATTGACACATGTGAAATTGGGCACAAAATTGGGTCAGATGGTTGCAGCACATGCTACATAACCACAGCGTCCCTGGTTCCGTTCGAGCCGGGgatctttgttgcatgtcatgtcCCCTGTTTCCTGTCCTCCGCTTCACTgtccactatccaataaaggcaaaatATGCACAGAGCATTAAGAACATCTTGTATTGAGCAGCCCTGCTTCTCACCCGAATATAATCATTTCTGCATCTACAAATTATGAATCAAGTGGATTTAGCAGGAAAACTCAATAAAGGATTGTCTTAATTGATACGTCATTACATTTAATTTTGGATCCAGATCTGTAAAGGTTATCTCAGGATATTTTCAAGTCAGGTTATTTTACTATCGGATGATTTGGAAAATTATAAAAAGCCAAATTAAGTTGAATCAAGCAATGATTATGGCAAAGTTATATGCATGGAGATAACTTAGCCAAAATATCCTCAAATTAGTTTTACATAGCGAGTAGAATCCCAAAATAAAATCTCTCTAAAATTATCTCCTTTTGGGTAGCGTTTTCCTGATATTCACCTGGTAAGTCAACGAAAAGGTGTTCCTAATGTTTTCGTACACTAAACGTAAAGCATAAAAAAATAAGGTAATAACAATGAAATTGCATTCAATATAATTCACTTAACGCCCCCTTTCCAACCACACAGGTCAGATACGGATCAATGAAATGCTCCTTCTTCCACTCCTCCAGGTGCCTTCCCGCCCTTGCTCTTTATGGAGGATGTGGCCCAGAGCGAGGGGTTGTCGGAGGGCGTGGCAGCTATCCCTCTGGTCTCACTCACTGCCATCTCGGCTGGCGCCGGCAAGATGGGACTGGGCACCATGGCCGACCTGCGGGGCGTCAACAGCGTCTTTCTCTACGCCTTCACCATCGGAGCGTCCGGGCTGGGACTGCTGCTCATACCAGTGATCAAGTAAGGGCGTGTTTGAATGAAGGACAGGGTGAATGTAATgaggttttttttcctcctccataTAACcccgtttgttttgtttgttttttttcttcatttttcacAGTTTTATCACTGTCTAAAAAATCGAATTAAAATGGGATTAATCAATCATGAcaatcatagggaattttacataCACCAATAtataccatgacctggatgaatgagaacattcacagacatgataaTATGCAAAAATGCTGTGTTTAACATTACAAATGATGTTCGTCACATTCAACTGTTAAAGTGATAAAGTAtaacatcaaaccaaaactagttgtaAAATAATAccacctcaaatatttcagacctcgttTTGTGTGTAGGGAATAGatctgaatttcatcctgatacaatgTCTTTGAAAGACAATAGAATGTAATAGTAAATTATTTTTTGGCCTTATTCATGAGCGAAAGATGAAGAActgaatcagtcagtcagtcagtgaataaatcatgtttaactgttatgttattaaatgttttgcttTATCTAATAACGGGGCTCAAACTTAATAACTTTGATATGAAAGGACACTACAGGAATCACCTTGAactggggcgtccgagtagcatgggggtctattccgttgcctaccaacatggggatcactggttcaaagccccatgttacctccggcttggtcgggcatccctacagacacaattggtctgcggatgggaagtcggatgtgggtatgtgtcctgattgttgcactagcgcctcctctggtcggtcggggcgcctgttcgggggggaggggaactggggggaatagtgtgatcaacccacgtgctacttccccctggcgaaactcctcactgtcaggtgaaaagaagcggctggcaactccacgtgtattggaggaggcatgtgatagtctgcagccctacccgcatcagcagagggggtggagcaatgaccgggacagctcagaagagtggggtaattagccggctacaactagggagaaaggggggggggtccaaaaaaaattaCCTTGAACTAACAACTGAATCCCTTGTATGTTCGAatcaaatgtgtgtgtatatatacataactaaatatttccttttttctttgACAAAAGATCTTATCTGGGCCTCCAAATCCTGTCTGCCTACTTGGGGTTCCTGTCTGGGAACTGGTCCTTGACGCCCTACGTCACCAACCATTTGGTGGGCATGGAGAAGCTAACTGAGGCCCACGGGATCCTCATGTTCTTCGGAGGCTTTGGAATAATGCTGGGTCCACCTGTCGTAGGTAAgagactgaaaaaaaaaccccgagaAACCCTATCTACCTGACTCTTGTTTATTTACTGGACCATCCTCTATCGTTCACTATCAGGAATACTTCATTTATGTCTATCGTAAAGCTCTGGCTCTGACCCCTGTGCTCTTTGCTGTTGTTTGCTTGTTGTGTTGGTGATGATAGAAATTTAAGTTCAGTCCTCTGCCGCACTCAGCATTCTAAGTCTCTGGATAACAGTGTAATTTAAATGGCTAGGCTAACAAGAGAAAATGGAGGGAGGGGAGGTAGGTAAGAAAGGATAGGTAATGGGTGAACTGGGATTGGGTGGATGGTGTGAAGAGGTTTGGAGAGGAGCCGGCTAAAGGGAGTGATCATCATCCTGGAAAGAACTTGGAATTTATTTTGAAATCTTCGATGATTTTATTTATGCTTAATCCACCAGTAATTGAAACAGAAACAAACTAAATCAAATCTGTCTGGTGTGATGTGGAAGTTAATTTTCTATCAgttcacaacacaacaacacagacatgttGACAGTTAGTTTGAAGGCCCTTTGGAAATGTATTGATCATCTACTAGTTTATCCGTCTTATTTGTGTGCTAATTTGATTGCAGTTAGCCAATCCAAACAACAGGGCATAGGTCAAAACAACACTCACTAAGACTGGGAAAACTGAGTCTGAATGTCTACAAAAAACTTAATAAAAGTCGTAATAAATATAGtatctatagaacaaacaaacaaagcaaaactATCCAAAAAGAAGTCTTCAAATTTACTCACCAGTCAGATTTGCTGAATacgaataaacacacacacacacacacacacacacacacacacacatatatatatatatatagccatccatccatccattatctgaaccacttatcctgccctcagggtcgcagggatgctggagcctattccagcagtcattacatatatatatatatatatacacacacacacacactatactgttGATGTGTCTGACCTATtactaccccccccttttttttttccttctccaggCTGGTTCTATGACGTAACCCAGTCTTATGACCTTGCATTCTACCTCAGTGGGGGTTGTGTACTGATGGGTGGTATGATCCTCTTCATCGCCGCCCTGCCATGCCTGGAGCATACCAAGTCTGAAAGTGCCCCGTGTCCTGAAGTCCCTCCCGCAGAGCTCATGGAGTGTATCGTTGCTGTCGTCCCAGATGCCGCTCTGCCAAATACGGCAAAAACACCGTCGTATTCGCCTGCTTTGGCGGAGCGACTCAAAACCAGGTTGTAAATCTAAGCAGCAGAACCTAGGATGTGGATTCTGGTTCACAATCTGGACCATGGAatctgaatcagaatcatgtttatttgccatgtaggtttgcacaaacatggaatttgactctggtttcgtggctctcagtatacttaacatagaataacaacactacaacccaacaatcttcagattatatacacaaggattgactatatacaggcgaataTATATCTGGACATTAATTCTAATACATGACTCTAAAGTTGAAATGCTTGATTTGAAATGTTTGTtttcttggattttttttaaaaaagaatttTTAAATTTTTTGAGATTTTGTTAATGGTTATTGGTAACACATGTATTGCTTGACATGAAACATTCAAATATGGACCTGAATGTTCATGTCATTGCCTGAATCAGATCAGGATCTGATTCTCTGAATCTGGAGTTAAAGCTGGGCTAGTGTAAACCGTCCTGAATGAACCAGATCCAGATGGGTTTTTGATGCCACAATGGACTTTAGGGTCGGGCTGAAGACTTGAACAAGATACAGGGTTTTTGAGTTGTCCACTTTGCAGTGAAAGGAAAATattattctgatttttttttttttgataatttCTATTGAAGAGGCATAGACATGATGTTTACCAAGAAGGTCTGATTTTAGCTTACATGAAGAGCAAAGAGAGAGCTCACCAAGAGAGCCAACCCCATCTtgtagaaaacaagaacaacgcaGTGTTTGTGAACAATCTCCGCTGGCATCTTGAAGATGTCAACACTTCAAATCTTCATAAACTTTCCGCTTTGGTGGAGAGGGATTTCTGCGATGCTCAGGTTGTCCAGTCTTAAAAGAAATACCGAGTTAAAAATGCACAGGACCCAGATGAGTTCCTCGTTGCACTCCTAGATGGTTTTCAGACCCTAAAGTTGAGAGTTTGACCATCACAGTTTTCATCTTCAGCAGTTTTGGCCCACAGCTCCTAGTAGCTGGTGCCTGTACTGGACTTGTGattgtatgtcaggtgaattgacGTCTACCTTTCATCCACACTGACTTACAATAATGGTCCCTCCTAGATCATGAACACTACTATCAGCAGTCAGCGAAGCGATTTCCCTTCCCTCCATATTCTTTTAAAGTGGAAAGCAACTTGATACGAGTCATCACCTTTTTTTTGCGTTTGGCTCAGAATAATCAGGCTTTCGGGATTTTTCTGCCGCGGACCTCTTATGGTCATAATGACATTTGCTGGTGTTTTATTGCCTCATTTTggaaggctccagcattcctgggTTGTAGTGCTGGATCACACCAAGCTACGACTTTCTTTCCCCGGCGGCCTGAACTGGGCTCAGCTCCCCCTCCATCATCAGCTCAATCCGTCCCTCAGAAGGTGACGATGAATACCGCAATGCATTCATGTTTGGCAACTTTATTTGGCCAATATGAGGACATGCCAAGACctatattaacttttttttttaaaactgatgGCAAATTTTGACTTGCCTTTCCGCCATCCTTGCGAAGCTGAGTATCATTTGCTGTTAGTGTTGTTCTTATGTTTGTGTTCTGGCTTTGTTAATATTTATTCACTCCACCTCGGGCGTTTTTCAAGGTGACTCCACTTTTATTTAAAAAGTCTGCTCTGAGTAATGCCGACATGCTGTATAATCTTTCTCTTTGTTTGCCAGTTATCTCGTTTGTTgtgtttttaaacccccccccccccccgtcaccatGTTTCCGTGAATGCTTGCGAGGCGGGAAGGGGTGAGATCCCGGCGGTCCACGTCCAAGCGGAGGTAAACAATAAGAACAAAGTGGAAATGCACTTTAGCCACAAAGAACATGAGCGCATTcttctgttttcttttgtttccGGGTTCGCAGGTTGAAAGGTATTTGGCACGTGGGGTCTTTTGAGGCACGTGACTGATGGGGGGTGTTTAACCGCGCGTGTCCTCGCCGGTAAAACCCCTCAAGATGAGGAGCGGTCTATTttgctaatatatatatttttctgatGTAGCGTTATGCCGCCGTGGGAGCGTTTTTCTTTCTGTCCTGTGTAAAAATTACAAAGATGTAAATGGCGTCCGGGcggtgtggcggtctatcccatcgcctaccaacacgggggtcgccggttcgaatccccgtgttacttggtcgggcgtccctacagacacacctggccgtgtccgcgggtgggaagccgggtgtggggtaagagtggggtaattggccctgTACAGATGTGCACAGGTTTGGTTTCCCTCGGGGCGCGCGCTAGTGCCCCGCATGGTAAGCGCAGCTGCGGGGTGACGCTCAGCTGAACGCCGCCATCGAACTCTACGAGGTCCGCCGACGTTCGCAGTGCTCCACATTGAGCTTACCTGCACACTGAGGATCATGTCACAGGAATCGGCGACACGTTTTTGAGAATTTGGCTATTTTAGATGTAGGTTCCTATATGGAGCTTTGCCCGTTTCACTGAAGGGGAGGAACACCCCCGCCGCCCCTCAGAAATCCCTCCGCACGTCAGTATATCAAGCCGAAGTGTCCGGCGGCGTTACCCAGCACTGTATTCTCCTGCCAGAGTCTAATTTTAGAGGCCCGATGTTTGGATATATGCCTAACTGTCAAAGAAACCGCTTTTTGTAGCACAGTTAAGCCTTTGTTTTACATTTAAACCAGGCTGGTCCTTCATTTGATACGTCTCCGTGTGATTTGTCGAGATCTTCCATGTGTGTCTTTTATATTGCATGTttggttggatatatatatatgtacgtatgtTCAACAGTGGTAATTGTGagtaattgtgtttttttttagctgtgtGATGACGATATTGGATAGCTGTGTAGAGACGGGGCCGCatctgccccccccaaaaaaaacaaaacaaacgaaaCTTGAAATCCCTTCCAACACGTTGCGTGGATCGTCTTTTCTTTGATGGCGTAGCGAAATGTAACAGCTTCCGTCTTCCAATGGCTGCAGCCGGGGGACGGCGCGAGCGTCCATTAGACGCCAGCGCCCACGAGAAAAGGGACGACTTGCTGAAACCCGGCGCACTGAAACTGGGTTTGAATCCTGACaaagaccctgtgtgtgtgtgtgtgtgtgacttgatgcatgcatgtgtgtgatttCAGCATATGACACGACAGAAGAACAAATGTGCATCTTGTTATACCGTCTGCAGGCGGGTTTTCTAGAGACACACGTGTGTCGTGGTTCGTTGTGTGACTCGTCTGCAGCCTGGCTCCTTctggaagagaaaagaaaacGTCAACAACATTGTGTTACTTGAAATGAACTGGAGTTACAATTGAAGAAGACAAAACGTGGCGTGTCTGCCACCGAAGAGGATCCTGTGCTCATAATGTCTCGTGAAAAGGATGATGGTGTTTGTCTTGAGAACACACTTGTGGTGTTATTTATATCGTTATGTGTTCGCTTGTTTTCAACGCTGTTTTTTAATAAATAAGTAAACATGAGGACGACGGTGGAGGCTACTTCCTCTTAAAGTCACACACAACTAGCTtcactgcctctgtgtgtgtgtgtgtgtgtgtgtgtgtgtgtgtgtgtgtgtgtgtgtgtaagaaccgCCGCAGACTGGATTTCCTTCTGTGTACACCCACATGAATATATAttttataggtcagtgcaattaaATGCAGTGTAAGGGTTTCCTCCTGGTAATAAAATGCCggctttgactgtgtgtgtgtgtgtgtgtgtgtgagactgaggtatgtgtgtgtgtgtgtgtgtgagactgaggtgtgtgtgtgtgtgtgtgtgtgtgtgtgtgtgtgtgtgtgtgtaactagaGTTCATGTAAATGAAAGCGTCTTTCATGCCCAATGGCAGTTTGTGCGTGATTGTGAGTtagtctgtgtgtatttgtgtatctcATCTTCGGTCAAGTAATTCCTCTGGAATCCAATGGCAATAAGGAAAAACAGTCTGActactctctcacaaacacacgtgcatgtgcacatgcacaccctcacacacatacaGTTCACCAA
Proteins encoded in this window:
- the LOC130127497 gene encoding monocarboxylate transporter 9-like isoform X1; protein product: MDPPAKTTSPTATVATSKTPKPLDGGWGWVIVVACFMAQFLAYGSPQSVGVLYPEWLQAFQEGKGMTAWVGSLVSGVGLIVSPICSACVVNFGARPVTIFSGVMVSGGLMLSAFAPNIPFLIFSYGIVVGIGCGLVYAATLTITCLYFDKKRGLALGIVTTGTSVGGFLYATLQNELIVLFGLHGCLLIIGALALNIIACAGPMRPLTPPKYYLKQRAAILERAAEGQFNQKTLMSEEPTKPGLKDVQSSEEPLLVKDVLLIIETKETLACKRKRSLFSCSALVKLIKNKLRDYSRSCSSTLALLYNRVFMALCVSLFLFSLGAFPPLLFMEDVAQSEGLSEGVAAIPLVSLTAISAGAGKMGLGTMADLRGVNSVFLYAFTIGASGLGLLLIPVIKSYLGLQILSAYLGFLSGNWSLTPYVTNHLVGMEKLTEAHGILMFFGGFGIMLGPPVVGWFYDVTQSYDLAFYLSGGCVLMGGMILFIAALPCLEHTKSESAPCPEVPPAELMECIVAVVPDAALPNTAKTPSYSPALAERLKTRL
- the LOC130127497 gene encoding monocarboxylate transporter 9-like isoform X2, which codes for MDPPAKTTSPTATVATSKTPKPLDGGWGWVIVVACFMAQFLAYGSPQSVGVLYPEWLQAFQEGKGMTAWVGSLVSGVGLIVSPICSACVVNFGARPVTIFSGVMVSGGLMLSAFAPNIPFLIFSYGIVVGIGCGLVYAATLTITCLYFDKKRGLALGIVTTGTSVGGFLYATLQNELIVLFGLHGCLLIIGALALNIIACAGPMRPLTPPKYYLKQRAAILERAAEGQFNQKTLMSEEPTKPGLKDVQSSEEPLLVKDVLLIIETKETLACKRKRSLFSCSALVKLIKNKLRDYSSCSSTLALLYNRVFMALCVSLFLFSLGAFPPLLFMEDVAQSEGLSEGVAAIPLVSLTAISAGAGKMGLGTMADLRGVNSVFLYAFTIGASGLGLLLIPVIKSYLGLQILSAYLGFLSGNWSLTPYVTNHLVGMEKLTEAHGILMFFGGFGIMLGPPVVGWFYDVTQSYDLAFYLSGGCVLMGGMILFIAALPCLEHTKSESAPCPEVPPAELMECIVAVVPDAALPNTAKTPSYSPALAERLKTRL